One stretch of Mus pahari chromosome 5, PAHARI_EIJ_v1.1, whole genome shotgun sequence DNA includes these proteins:
- the Brox gene encoding BRO1 domain-containing protein BROX encodes MTHWFHRNPLKATAPVSFNYYGMITGPPASKICNDLRSARARLLELFTDLSCNPETMKNAADTYFSLLQGFINSVGDSTQESKLRYIQNFKWTDTLQGHVPSAQQDAVFELISMGFNVALWYTKYASRLAGKENITEDEAKEVHRSLKIAAGIFKHLKESHIPKLLTPAEKGRDLEARLIEAYIIQCQAEAQEVTIARAIELKHAPGLIAALAYDTASFYQKADHTLSSLEPAHSAKWRKYLHLKMCFYTAYAYCYHGQTLLASDKCGEAIRSLQEAEKLYTEAEALCKEYGETKGPGPTAKPSGHLFFRKLGSLVKNTLDKCQRENGFIYFQKIPTEAPQLELKANYGLVEPVPFEFPPMSAHWTPEALAAFDLTKRPKDDSIKPKPEEEVKPVKEPDVKPQKDTGCSVS; translated from the exons ATGACCCATTGGTTTCATAGGAACCCATTAAAAGCTACAGCTCCCGTGTCTTTTAACTACTATGGCATGATCACTGGTCCTCCCGCTTCAAAGATTTGCAA TGACTTGAGGTCCGCCAGGGCTCGCCTCCTTGAGTTGTTCACTGATTTGAGCTGTAATCCAGAAACGATGAAGAATGCGGCAGACACGTATTTCTCTCTTTTACAAG GTTTCATAAATTCAGTGGGTGACTCTACCCAGGAAAGCAAATTACGATACATTCAGAATTTCAAGTGGACTGATACATTGCAAGGACATGTTCCGAG TGCCCAGCAGGATGCTGTTTTTGAACTGATTTCCATGGGATTTAATGTAGCACTGTGGTACACAAAATATGCTTCAAGATTGGctggaaaagaaaa CATAACAGAAGATGAAGCAAAAGAAGTTCACCGAAGCCTAAAAATTGCAGCTgggatttttaaacatttaaag gAAAGTCATATACCCAAACTTCTTACACCAGCAGAAAAGGGGCGGGATTTAGAGGCTCGGCTCATCGAAGCTTATATCATCCAGTGCCAGGCCGAGGCTCAGGAAG TGACTATTGCCCGAGCCATTGAGCTGAAGCACGCTCCGGGACTGATCGCTGCACTTGCCTACGACACAGCCAGCTTCTACCAGAAAGCAG ATCATACTTTGTCCAGTTTGGAGCCTGCACACTCTGCTAAATGGAGAAAGTACCTTCACTTGAAGATGTGCTTCTACACAGCTTAT GCGTATTGCTACCATGGCCAGACTCTGTTGGCGAGTGATAAATGTGGAGAAGCAATCAGATCTCtccaagaagcagaaaaat TGTACACAGAGGCGGAAGCCCTATGCAAAGAGTATGGGGAAACCAAAGGACCGGGGCCGACGGCCAAGCCGTCAGGACACTTGTTCTTCCGGAAGCTTGGGAGCCTTGTGAAGAACACCCTGGACAAATGTCAGAGAGAAAATGGCTTCAT TTACTTTCAAAAAATTCCAACAGAAGCCCCACAACTGGAACTCAAAGCAAATTATGGGCTGGTAGAGCCTGTGCCTTTCGAATTCCCTCCTATGAGTGCTCACTGGACACCGGAAGCATTGGCTGCGTTTGATCTCACCAAGAGACCCAAGGATGACAGT aTCAAACCCAAACCGGAAGAGGAAGTGAAACCTGTAAAGGAACCAGACGTCAAACCTCAGAAGGACACTGGGTGTTCTGTCTCATAA